A single genomic interval of Aphidius gifuensis isolate YNYX2018 linkage group LG6, ASM1490517v1, whole genome shotgun sequence harbors:
- the LOC122859556 gene encoding achaete-scute complex protein T3-like, which produces MTLVRTNDENALPIMLGVQQHHHHHVGHHTNPMNNTNINVQSHLRSNVIVTTGNHSKKTKIYQTTSYGTVPHQPASVARRNARERNRVKQVNNGFATLRQHIPQSVAQALGSNTVGTNGGSRAGSKKLSKVETLKMAVEYIKSLQNMLDNNGIGSDMISTSSLSSASSTCGSTSLIDLNTTELHSPSIQDKHTQEHNIIYEKHHIKNENSNTTSFVPPPSSEASSSPTPSSVSETSSGGSQGFGGSTSTVIYTTHQDVYENYGPMSPEDEELLDVISWWQQSQ; this is translated from the coding sequence ATGACTCTAGTGAGAACAAACGACGAGAACGCGTTACCAATAATGTTGGGTgttcaacaacatcatcaccaccatGTTGGTCACCACACAAATCCTATGAATAATACCAACATTAATGTTCAAAGTCATCTTCGTAGCAATGTTATTGTTACGACTGGAAATCAttccaaaaaaacaaaaatctatCAAACTACGTCTTATGGTACTGTGCCACATCAACCAGCATCTGTTGCAAGAAGAAACGCACGCGAACGCAATCGCGTAAAACAAGTTAATAATGGCTTTGCAACACTCCGTCAGCATATACCACAAAGTGTAGCACAAGCTCTTGGTAGTAATACTGTCGGTACTAATGGTGGTTCAAGAGCTGGTAGTAAAAAACTGTCTAAAGTTGAAACCTTGAAAATGGCagtagaatatataaaaagtttacaAAACATGCTTGATAATAATGGAATCGGTTCGGATATGATAAGTACATCGTCATTATCATCAGCTTCATCAACGTGTGGGTCTACCTCATTAATTGATCTTAATACAACAGAATTACATTCTCCGAGTATCCAAGATAAACATACTCAAGaacacaatattatttatgaaaaacatcatataaaaaacgaaaactCAAATACGACTTCATTTGTACCACCACCTAGTTCAGAAGCATCAAGTTCACCGACTCCAAGTTCTGTTTCTGAAACATCATCAGGTGGTAGCCAAGGTTTCGGTGGTAGTACTTCAACAGTTATTTATACAACACATCAAGatgtttatgaaaattatggaCCAATGAGTCCAGAAGATGAAGAACTATTGGATGTCATCTCATGGTGGCAACAgagtcaatga